A region from the Malus domestica chromosome 07, GDT2T_hap1 genome encodes:
- the LOC114826058 gene encoding protein DETOXIFICATION 34-like: MVQSPTLMIDGEDDAVSTFEPADLHHAPPAFIGSSDGDYPVIRSFQDAKSICFVESTKLWSIAGPIAFNILCNYGVNSFTNIFVGHIGNVELSAVAISLSVISNFSFGFLLGMASALETLCGQAFGAGQVDMLGVYMQRSWIILFAACIAILPLYIYSTPVLKLLGQEDDIADLAGKFSIQTIPQMVSLAINFPTQKFLQAQSKVGVLAWIGFITLIAHVGILFLFIKVFGWGTSGAAAAYNISAWGMALAQVVYIVGWCTNGWKGLSWLAFKELWSFAKLSIASAVMLCLEIWYFMTIIVLTGHLDNPVIAVGSLSICMNVNGWEGMLFIGINAAISVRVSNELGSAHPRAAKYSVIITILESLLIGMIFAVVILAAKDHFAIIFTESKEMQKAVSHLAFLLSVTMLLNSVQPVISGVAVGGGWQALVAYINLFCYYIVGLPLGFLLGYRTSLRVEGIWIGMIFGTLLQTLILLYIVYNTNWNKEVEQASERMRQWTGEELGDPKQWSGQENGLQNQTI, from the exons ATGGTACAAAGTCCAACATTGATGATTGATGGAGAGGATGATGCAGTCTCAACCTTTGAACCTGCAGACCTCCACCATGCTCCTCCCGCATTCATCGGGTCCAGTGACGGAGATTATCCGGTAATTCGGAGCTTCCAGGATGCCAAGAGCATCTGTTTTGTGGAGAGTACAAAGCTTTGGTCAATTGCAGGGCCTATTGCCTTTAACATATTGTGCAACTATGGTGTCAACTCCTTCACAAACATCTTTGTTGGGCATATAGGAAATGTGGAGCTCTCTGCTGTTGCAATTTCTCTCTCCGTCATTTCCAATTTTTCGTTCGGCTTCCTG CTTGGTATGGCAAGTGCACTTGAAACACTATGTGGGCAGGCATTTGGTGCTGGGCAAGTAGACATGCTAGGAGTGTACATGCAGCGCTCGTGGATAATCCTTTTCGCTGCCTGCATTGCTATACTACCGCTTTACATCTATTCCACGCCAGTCCTAAAACTCCTAGGGCAAGAGGATGACATTGCAGACCTTGCCGGAAAATTCTCCATCCAAACCATCCCTCAAATGGTTTCCCTTGCCATCAACTTCCCAACTCAGAAGTTCTTGCAGGCACAGAGCAAGGTTGGAGTTCTTGCATGGATTGGTTTCATCACTCTGATAGCACACGTAGGAATCCTCTTTCTCTTCATCAAAGTTTTCGGGTGGGGAACCAGTGGTGCAGCTGCTGCGTACAATATCTCAGCCTGGGGGATGGCATTGGCTCAGGTAGTTTATATAGTCGGTTGGTGTACTAACGGATGGAAGGGGTTGTCATGGCTGGCCTTCAAGGAATTGTGGTCTTTTGCAAAACTCTCCATTGCTTCAGCTGTCATGCTTTGCTTGGAGATTTGGTATTTCATGACCATAATTGTTCTCACTGGACATCTTGACAACCCTGTTATTGCAGTTGGCTCCCTTTCAATCTG CATGAATGTGAATGGATGGGAAGGCATGTTGTTCATTGGGATCAATGCAGCAATAAG CGTTCGAGTCTCCAACGAGCTAGGATCAGCACATCCTAGAGCTGCAAAATACTCAGTCATTATCACCATCCTCGAGTCTCTCCTCATTGGGATGATTTTCGCAGTGGTTATCTTGGCAGCCAAGGATCATTTTGCCATCATCTTTACTGAAAGCAAAGAGATGCAAAAAGCCGTCTCTCATTTAGCCTTCCTACTCAGTGTTACAATGCTCCTCAATAGCGTTCAGCCGGTTATATCTG GTGTTGCTGTTGGAGGAGGTTGGCAAGCTTTGGTGGCTTAcataaatttgttttgttattaTATTGTTGGGCTACCTCTAGGGTTTCTTCTGGGTTACCGTACAAGTTTGAGAGTGGAG GGAATTTGGATTGGTATGATATTCGGGACGTTATTGCAGACACTAATCCTCTTGTATATCGTTTATAATACCAACTGGAACAAAGAG GTAGAACAAGCCTCAGAAAGAATGCGGCAGTGGACTGGAGAAGAACTAGGTGATCCCAAACAATGGAGTGGACAAGAAAATGGACTACAAAATCAAACTATATAG
- the LOC103416198 gene encoding AT-rich interactive domain-containing protein 1-like isoform X1: MAGWSWVAGESALDCAETPKEDRTDGSSADLELPPKALKRFVLDVPDKLRCWFDQFLGVFLKEICAQDLLRPLPPMIGNGQRVDLLKLFWVVRRRGGFHVLSEIGVWDSVAEECDLGLSLGWAVKLVYVKYLYLLERVIEKKDFEWSLASSDIDLGEHLMALQDEFTEFFSDMPDRKLKDGGYPNVELSSKSFKDSNEVGSAVANSDRLKKSGVSEEFLDLDTRNVANVLNAGKFGNGNVLLSGGGMSCLVVDLTNSMEDVDKLRDNDEVKSEMGESGGGTKNDDVDEDVMILDPSAVEEVNSFRKRKRELGGSEAGELLRGKKNDSSDEHVTFLDASTVEEASPLCEKEQEALCRMLNWVRMIAKDPCDPSVGSLPERSKWKSFRKEENWVQVLQAREAIILKRHTDSGPEQSNWQKNQRMHPSMYDDSFGSAYNLRERLRLEKKLLSGGRTSQSGACSESSSASDLDKNSPGMAGMEDQLRGTSDYSPSHILLGSNYQAQLPEWTGKASESESKWLGSRIWPLEKPEHRYLIERDPIGKGRQESCGCQVPGSIECVRFHISEKRLRVKRELGAAFYHWQFNQMGEEVGLPWTEAEGKKFEAIVKSNPSSLGLRFWDEIYKTFTKKSRRELVSYYFNVFLLQRRGYQNRFTPNNIDSDDEELESESMTNGFGNEEHKSSKSILKSPHKPHAKHR; encoded by the exons ATGGCAGGGTGGTCGTGGGTAGCTGGTGAGTCCGCTTTAGATTGCGCCGAAACCCCGAAAGAGGACCGGACGGACGGCTCCTCGGCCGATCTCGAACTGCCTCCGAAAGCTCTAAAACGGTTCGTTTTAGACGTGCCCGATAAGCTACGATGCTGGTTCGATCAGTTCCTTGGGGTTTTTCTGAAAGAGATCTGTGCCCAAGACTTGCTCCGGCCTTTGCCTCCGATGATCGGTAATGGACAACGGGTGGATTTGCTCAAGctcttttgggttgtgagaagGCGAGGTGGGTTTCATGTTCTTTCGGAAATCGGGGTTTGGGACTCCGTGGCTGAAGAGTGTGACTTGGGTTTGAGTCTTGGCTGGGCTGTGAAATTGGTTTATGTTAAGTACTTGTATTTGCTAGAGAGGGTTATAGAAAAGAAGGATTTTGAATGGAGTTTGGCAAGTAGTGACATTGATTTGGGTGAGCATTTGATGGCCTTGCAGGACGAGTTTACAGAGTTCTTCTCAGATATGCCTGATCGAAAGTTGAAAGACGGGGGTTACCCGAATGTTGAATTGTCATCTAAGAGTTTTAAGGACAGTAATGAGGTGGGAAGTGCGGTAGCAAATTCAGATAGGCTCAAGAAAAGTGGTGTCAGTGAAGAGTTTCTGGATTTGGATACGAGGAATGTGGCGAATGTTTTGAATGCTGGAAAATTTGGCAATGGTAATGTTCTTTTGTCAGGTGGTGGCATGTCATGTTTGGTTGTGGATTTAACGAATAGCATGGAGGATGTTGACAAGTTGCGTGACAATGATGAGGTAAAAAGTGAGATGGGGGAATCGGGTGGAGGGACGAAAAATGATGACGTTGATGAAGATGTCATGATTTTGGATCCCTCTGCTGTTGAAGAAGTGAACTCTTTCCGTAAAAGGAAGCGAGAGTTGGGTGGAAGTGAGGCGGGGGAATTGCTTAGAGGGAAGAAAAATGACAGCAGCGATGAACATGTAACGTTTTTGGATGCCTCAACAGTTGAAGAAGCGAGTCCTCTTTGTGAAAAAGAGCAAGAGGCATTGTGTAGAATGTTGAATTGGGTTAGAATGATTGCAAAGGATCCTTGTGATCCTTCAGTTGGTTCATTACCAGAGAGGTCGAAGTGGAAGTCTTTCAGGAAGGAGGAGAACTGGGTGCAGGTCTTGCAGGCTCGAGAAGCTATAATTCTGAAGAGGCATACTGATTCAGGTCCTGAACAGTCTAACTGGCAG AAGAATCAGAGGATGCATCCAAGCATGTACGATGATAGTTTTGGCTCCGCTTACAATCTTAGAGAGAGGCTAAGGTTGGAGAAGAAGCTTCTTTCAGGCGGGAGAACGTCACAGTCAGGAGCCTGTTCAGAGTCATCCTCAGCCAGTGACTTGGACAAAAATAGTCCTGGCATGGCAGGGATGGAGGATCAGTTGCGAGGAACCAGTGATTATTCTCCAAGCCACATTCTTCTGGGGTCAAATTATCAAGCTCAGTTGCCAGAATGGACTGGTAAGGCTTCTGAAAGTGAATCAAAGTGGTTGGGGTCCAGGATTTGGCCATTGGAAAAACCAGAGCACAGATATCTCATTGAGAGAGATCCTATTGGAAAGGGAAGACAAGAGTCTTGTGGATGCCAAGTGCCAGGTTCTATAGAATGCGTCAGATTTCACATTTCCGAGAAACGGCTAAGAGTTAAGCGAGAATTGGGGGCAGCTTTCTACCACTGGCAATTCAATCAGATGGGCGAGGAAGTTGGACTCCCTTGGACAGAAGCAGAAGGAAAGAAGTTCGAGGCCATAGTAAAGTCAAATCCTTCATCTCTTGGATTACGTTTTTGGGATGAGATATACAAGACTTTTACTAAGAAGAGCAGGAGGGAATTGGTTAGCTACTATTTCAATGTCTTTCTCTTGCAGCGTAGAGGATACCAGAACAGGTTTACTCCAAACAACATTGATAGTGATGATGAAGAATTAGAGTCGGAATCAATGACTAACGGTTTTGGGAATGAAGAACACAAGTCATCAAAATCAATATTAAAATCCCCACATAAGCCACATGCAAAACACAGATAG
- the LOC103416198 gene encoding AT-rich interactive domain-containing protein 1-like isoform X2 has protein sequence MIGNGQRVDLLKLFWVVRRRGGFHVLSEIGVWDSVAEECDLGLSLGWAVKLVYVKYLYLLERVIEKKDFEWSLASSDIDLGEHLMALQDEFTEFFSDMPDRKLKDGGYPNVELSSKSFKDSNEVGSAVANSDRLKKSGVSEEFLDLDTRNVANVLNAGKFGNGNVLLSGGGMSCLVVDLTNSMEDVDKLRDNDEVKSEMGESGGGTKNDDVDEDVMILDPSAVEEVNSFRKRKRELGGSEAGELLRGKKNDSSDEHVTFLDASTVEEASPLCEKEQEALCRMLNWVRMIAKDPCDPSVGSLPERSKWKSFRKEENWVQVLQAREAIILKRHTDSGPEQSNWQKNQRMHPSMYDDSFGSAYNLRERLRLEKKLLSGGRTSQSGACSESSSASDLDKNSPGMAGMEDQLRGTSDYSPSHILLGSNYQAQLPEWTGKASESESKWLGSRIWPLEKPEHRYLIERDPIGKGRQESCGCQVPGSIECVRFHISEKRLRVKRELGAAFYHWQFNQMGEEVGLPWTEAEGKKFEAIVKSNPSSLGLRFWDEIYKTFTKKSRRELVSYYFNVFLLQRRGYQNRFTPNNIDSDDEELESESMTNGFGNEEHKSSKSILKSPHKPHAKHR, from the exons ATGATCGGTAATGGACAACGGGTGGATTTGCTCAAGctcttttgggttgtgagaagGCGAGGTGGGTTTCATGTTCTTTCGGAAATCGGGGTTTGGGACTCCGTGGCTGAAGAGTGTGACTTGGGTTTGAGTCTTGGCTGGGCTGTGAAATTGGTTTATGTTAAGTACTTGTATTTGCTAGAGAGGGTTATAGAAAAGAAGGATTTTGAATGGAGTTTGGCAAGTAGTGACATTGATTTGGGTGAGCATTTGATGGCCTTGCAGGACGAGTTTACAGAGTTCTTCTCAGATATGCCTGATCGAAAGTTGAAAGACGGGGGTTACCCGAATGTTGAATTGTCATCTAAGAGTTTTAAGGACAGTAATGAGGTGGGAAGTGCGGTAGCAAATTCAGATAGGCTCAAGAAAAGTGGTGTCAGTGAAGAGTTTCTGGATTTGGATACGAGGAATGTGGCGAATGTTTTGAATGCTGGAAAATTTGGCAATGGTAATGTTCTTTTGTCAGGTGGTGGCATGTCATGTTTGGTTGTGGATTTAACGAATAGCATGGAGGATGTTGACAAGTTGCGTGACAATGATGAGGTAAAAAGTGAGATGGGGGAATCGGGTGGAGGGACGAAAAATGATGACGTTGATGAAGATGTCATGATTTTGGATCCCTCTGCTGTTGAAGAAGTGAACTCTTTCCGTAAAAGGAAGCGAGAGTTGGGTGGAAGTGAGGCGGGGGAATTGCTTAGAGGGAAGAAAAATGACAGCAGCGATGAACATGTAACGTTTTTGGATGCCTCAACAGTTGAAGAAGCGAGTCCTCTTTGTGAAAAAGAGCAAGAGGCATTGTGTAGAATGTTGAATTGGGTTAGAATGATTGCAAAGGATCCTTGTGATCCTTCAGTTGGTTCATTACCAGAGAGGTCGAAGTGGAAGTCTTTCAGGAAGGAGGAGAACTGGGTGCAGGTCTTGCAGGCTCGAGAAGCTATAATTCTGAAGAGGCATACTGATTCAGGTCCTGAACAGTCTAACTGGCAG AAGAATCAGAGGATGCATCCAAGCATGTACGATGATAGTTTTGGCTCCGCTTACAATCTTAGAGAGAGGCTAAGGTTGGAGAAGAAGCTTCTTTCAGGCGGGAGAACGTCACAGTCAGGAGCCTGTTCAGAGTCATCCTCAGCCAGTGACTTGGACAAAAATAGTCCTGGCATGGCAGGGATGGAGGATCAGTTGCGAGGAACCAGTGATTATTCTCCAAGCCACATTCTTCTGGGGTCAAATTATCAAGCTCAGTTGCCAGAATGGACTGGTAAGGCTTCTGAAAGTGAATCAAAGTGGTTGGGGTCCAGGATTTGGCCATTGGAAAAACCAGAGCACAGATATCTCATTGAGAGAGATCCTATTGGAAAGGGAAGACAAGAGTCTTGTGGATGCCAAGTGCCAGGTTCTATAGAATGCGTCAGATTTCACATTTCCGAGAAACGGCTAAGAGTTAAGCGAGAATTGGGGGCAGCTTTCTACCACTGGCAATTCAATCAGATGGGCGAGGAAGTTGGACTCCCTTGGACAGAAGCAGAAGGAAAGAAGTTCGAGGCCATAGTAAAGTCAAATCCTTCATCTCTTGGATTACGTTTTTGGGATGAGATATACAAGACTTTTACTAAGAAGAGCAGGAGGGAATTGGTTAGCTACTATTTCAATGTCTTTCTCTTGCAGCGTAGAGGATACCAGAACAGGTTTACTCCAAACAACATTGATAGTGATGATGAAGAATTAGAGTCGGAATCAATGACTAACGGTTTTGGGAATGAAGAACACAAGTCATCAAAATCAATATTAAAATCCCCACATAAGCCACATGCAAAACACAGATAG
- the LOC103401889 gene encoding ubiquitin-conjugating enzyme E2-23 kDa-like, protein MSSPSKRREMDLMKLMMSDYKVEMINDGMHEFYVDFHGPTDSIYQGGVWRIRVELPDAYPYKSPSIGFVNKIYHPNVDEMSGSVCLDVINQTWSPMFDLVNVFEVFLPQLLLYPNPSDPLNGEAAALMMRDRPAYEQRVKEFCLKYAKPEDIGAAPEEESSDEEMSDAESDSCDDQVAGQADP, encoded by the exons ATGTCTTCCCCAAGCAAACGCAGAGAGATGGACTTGATGAAACT GATGATGAGTGATTACAAGGTAGAAATGATCAATGATGGAATGCATGAGTTCTATGTGGATTTCCATGGACCCACTGACA GTATTTATCAGGGAGGTGTGTGGAGGATAAGAGTTGAGCTACCAGATGCTTATCCCTATAAATCTCCCTCAATAGGCTTTGTCAATAAGATCTACCACCCAAATGTTGATGAGAT GTCTGGCTCAGTTTGTTTAGATGTTATCAATCAGACGTGGAGCCCCATGTTTG ATCTGGTAAACGTATTTGAAGTGTTCTTGCCACAGCTTCTCCTGTATCCCAATCCGTCTGACCCTTTAAACGGAGAGGCTGCAGCTTTGATGATGCGTGACCGACCTGCTTATGAACAAAGAGTTAAAG AATTCTGTCTGAAGTATGCCAAGCCTGAGGATATAGGAGCTGCCCCGGAAGAAGAATCAAGCGACGAGGAAATGAGTGATGCTGAATCTGATTCTTGTGACGATCAAGTTGCAGGACAAGCCGATCCATAG